A region of Nostoc sp. 'Peltigera membranacea cyanobiont' N6 DNA encodes the following proteins:
- a CDS encoding efflux RND transporter permease subunit — MFVNTFIKRPVLTTVCTFIILLLGSICIPILPISQLPDLAPVQITVSSNNTGADAQTTENTVTNIIERQINGVKDVSYISSNTGNDGSSNITVSFPTNVNSDIAQVNVQNKQALAEPQLPDTVQRTGVTVETASSSLLLVYGFYSDNNEYDNIFISNYVDLYIFDQIKRLPGVGSARVFGERKYAMRLWLDPNKLAQHQLTPQDVTTALQEQNIQVGAGAIGKEPAPDNQSFEFALRATSRFKDAAEFEDMVLKVSQGGTNSTTNGTTNGTTNSTTNSTLVKVRDIGRVELGAESYLADAKFTIPGNAPKAAVGLGIYQLPGSNALNVAHAVEEQIKILEKSFPPGLKAQLAFDTTPFVEISLEEVLHTLVEAIVLVVLVIFVFLQDWRTTIIPTVAIPVSLVGTCAALLVLGFQINTLTLFGFVLAIGIVVDDAIIVVEAVAVKLEQGMRPFEAAVEAMKELTGAIIATSLVLMAVFIPVAFIPGTTGIVYKQFALTVACSIAISTFNALTFSPSMAAILMRPAQTPRGPLGWFFTQFNRGFSWFTRRYVGFVSYLTHIKPIVIGVFITGLVATVLMYRAVPTGFIPEEDQGYFFVVVQGPDGVSLKYTESVMNKVVKEVTSAPEVRASFMISGFGFDGNASNLGIAFANLKPWKERTKESESVYGILQRLNQKLSAITEARAIAVNAPPVRGLSSTGGFEFIIQDKTGSAPIQTLVDTAQKFIAAANKKPVLQRVFTQFTADTPQFDIQVNRNQAKALNVELNDIFGTLQSYLGSQYVNDFVQGQRQYRVYVQADGVFRSNPDDIGKLYVRSASGAMIPLSNLVTVTPFVGPKTISHYNLYRSIKVQGAPAPGSSSGEAIKAMEQVAAEVLPQGFGYEWTGTYLQEKTSGGSTGLIFALAIVIVFLVLSAQYESYVDPIIILLTVPLAVLGAMTAIWLRSNIFMADSLFPKVVDDIYCQVGLVTLIGLAAKNAILVVEFANQLHEQGMSYTRAAVKAGEERLRPILMTSFAALLGFLPLVISQGAGASSRWSLGTALFGGLLLATFLSLFLVPILYILVKTLAQAIFSRKRSGGSKPPDSPDGTSASEHRALPSGSSLPEAQLRSQQDGIT; from the coding sequence ATGTTTGTCAATACCTTCATCAAACGTCCAGTCCTAACTACGGTCTGTACGTTCATTATCTTACTGCTGGGAAGCATCTGTATTCCGATCCTTCCCATTTCTCAGCTACCAGACCTCGCTCCGGTGCAAATCACCGTTAGCTCTAACAATACTGGTGCGGATGCTCAAACAACAGAAAATACTGTCACCAACATTATTGAGCGACAAATTAATGGTGTTAAAGATGTATCTTATATATCTTCTAATACGGGTAATGATGGTTCCAGCAATATAACCGTCTCCTTCCCAACTAATGTCAATAGCGATATTGCTCAAGTAAACGTTCAAAACAAACAAGCACTTGCTGAACCTCAACTGCCAGACACTGTTCAACGAACAGGTGTCACCGTTGAAACGGCATCAAGCAGTCTCCTTCTGGTCTATGGGTTTTACTCAGACAATAATGAGTATGACAACATTTTTATCAGTAACTATGTCGATCTGTATATTTTCGATCAGATCAAACGCCTTCCTGGTGTAGGAAGTGCCAGGGTTTTTGGGGAGCGCAAATATGCCATGCGTCTTTGGCTCGATCCCAACAAGCTTGCCCAACATCAACTAACTCCTCAAGATGTGACAACTGCCCTGCAAGAACAAAATATTCAGGTGGGTGCAGGGGCCATTGGTAAGGAACCAGCACCAGATAATCAAAGCTTTGAATTTGCTTTACGGGCAACCAGTCGATTTAAAGATGCGGCTGAATTTGAAGACATGGTGCTGAAGGTGAGTCAAGGCGGCACTAATAGCACTACTAATGGTACTACTAATGGCACCACTAATAGCACCACTAATAGCACCCTAGTTAAGGTCAGAGATATTGGTAGAGTTGAACTAGGAGCAGAAAGCTATCTCGCTGATGCCAAATTCACCATCCCCGGAAATGCTCCCAAGGCAGCCGTGGGTTTGGGGATATATCAACTTCCCGGTAGTAATGCCCTCAACGTTGCTCATGCTGTTGAAGAGCAGATCAAAATCTTAGAGAAGAGTTTTCCACCTGGACTAAAAGCACAGCTGGCATTTGATACCACTCCGTTTGTAGAAATTTCTTTAGAAGAAGTTTTACATACTCTGGTTGAGGCAATTGTCCTAGTGGTCTTGGTAATTTTCGTCTTTTTGCAAGACTGGCGTACCACGATCATTCCCACTGTTGCGATCCCCGTCTCTTTGGTTGGGACATGTGCAGCCCTTTTGGTTTTAGGATTTCAGATTAATACACTGACCTTATTTGGTTTCGTTCTGGCGATCGGTATTGTCGTTGATGATGCCATTATTGTAGTAGAGGCAGTTGCAGTCAAACTAGAGCAGGGTATGAGACCCTTTGAGGCAGCTGTCGAAGCCATGAAAGAGTTGACTGGGGCAATTATTGCCACTTCACTTGTACTCATGGCGGTATTTATTCCAGTTGCATTCATTCCAGGCACTACTGGGATTGTCTACAAACAATTTGCGTTAACCGTTGCTTGCTCCATTGCCATTTCCACCTTCAATGCTTTAACCTTCTCCCCAAGTATGGCAGCCATCCTCATGCGCCCGGCTCAGACTCCACGGGGCCCTTTGGGGTGGTTTTTTACGCAGTTTAATCGGGGATTTAGCTGGTTCACACGCCGATATGTCGGGTTTGTTAGTTACCTCACCCATATCAAACCGATTGTAATTGGGGTTTTTATTACTGGTTTAGTCGCAACGGTTTTGATGTATAGAGCAGTACCTACCGGATTTATTCCAGAGGAAGATCAAGGTTACTTCTTTGTCGTTGTCCAGGGGCCTGATGGGGTTTCTTTGAAATATACCGAATCTGTAATGAACAAGGTTGTCAAAGAAGTAACATCGGCTCCCGAAGTTAGAGCTAGTTTTATGATCAGTGGCTTTGGTTTCGATGGCAATGCTTCTAATTTAGGCATTGCCTTTGCGAACCTAAAACCCTGGAAAGAGAGAACTAAAGAATCTGAGTCTGTCTATGGAATACTTCAGAGGTTGAACCAAAAGCTCTCTGCAATTACAGAAGCCAGAGCGATCGCTGTGAATGCGCCTCCGGTTAGAGGGTTAAGTAGTACGGGTGGTTTTGAGTTTATCATTCAAGACAAAACTGGAAGTGCGCCAATTCAAACCCTGGTTGATACTGCTCAAAAATTCATTGCGGCGGCAAATAAAAAGCCTGTTTTACAAAGAGTCTTCACTCAGTTTACCGCCGACACTCCTCAGTTTGACATCCAAGTGAACCGTAACCAAGCAAAAGCTCTAAATGTCGAACTCAACGACATCTTTGGGACATTGCAAAGTTACTTGGGGTCGCAATATGTGAATGACTTTGTACAGGGACAGCGACAGTATCGGGTATATGTGCAAGCGGATGGAGTTTTCCGTTCTAATCCAGATGATATTGGCAAGCTGTATGTTCGCTCTGCAAGTGGGGCAATGATTCCATTGAGCAATTTGGTGACAGTTACTCCCTTTGTCGGGCCGAAAACCATCTCGCATTATAACTTGTATAGGTCAATCAAAGTACAAGGCGCTCCGGCTCCCGGTTCTAGTTCGGGAGAAGCGATTAAAGCGATGGAGCAAGTAGCAGCAGAGGTCTTACCTCAAGGTTTTGGTTACGAGTGGACAGGGACTTATCTCCAGGAAAAGACATCAGGGGGATCTACGGGCTTGATTTTTGCCTTAGCGATCGTTATTGTCTTTCTGGTGCTATCGGCTCAGTATGAAAGCTACGTTGACCCGATCATTATTTTGCTGACAGTTCCCCTAGCAGTTTTGGGAGCGATGACCGCGATTTGGCTACGTTCCAATATATTCATGGCAGATAGCCTCTTCCCCAAAGTTGTAGATGATATCTATTGCCAAGTCGGTTTAGTAACTTTGATTGGTCTAGCCGCAAAGAACGCGATTTTAGTCGTGGAATTTGCCAATCAATTGCACGAGCAAGGTATGAGCTACACGCGAGCGGCGGTAAAAGCCGGGGAAGAACGTCTGCGACCCATCTTAATGACTTCCTTTGCAGCGTTGTTAGGATTTTTGCCCTTGGTGATCTCTCAAGGGGCTGGAGCCAGCAGCCGTTGGTCTTTAGGAACAGCGCTTTTTGGGGGACTGCTGCTTGCGACATTCTTGAGTTTGTTCCTAGTGCCAATTTTGTACATCTTAGTCAAGACGTTGGCTCAGGCTATATTTTCTCGGAAGCGATCGGGTGGTTCAAAGCCTCCAGATTCTCCAGATGGAACTTCGGCATCTGAACATAGGGCTTTACCTTCTGGTTCAAGTCTGCCAGAGGCACAACTCAGGTCTCAGCAAGATGGGATAACCTAA